A genomic stretch from Frigoribacterium sp. PvP032 includes:
- a CDS encoding 3-oxoacyl-ACP synthase III: MATRVTTSASIDEKLRPVLKRLKLPTGLLQRVAGVDERRNWAEGQSFDEAAIDAGRRALAEAGVRPDQVGLLINTSVTRPHLEPSVAVRLHHGLGLPSSATNFDIANACLGFVNGMTLAAQLIDAGQIDYAVIIDGEDADDVQVNTIDRLLTKGYERDDFMSEFASLTLGSGAAAAVIGRADRHPEGHRILGGVTRAATENYDLCVGSVDGMFTDAKALLKRGMELVVSAWKEAARDWNWQRMDRYIMHQVSDVHTGAFVKAAGIDRKRVPLTYPTLGNVGPASIPITLVEESRTLSKGDRVLLMGVGSGINTAMMELAW; this comes from the coding sequence ATGGCGACCCGCGTGACGACCTCGGCCAGCATCGACGAGAAGCTGCGCCCCGTGCTCAAGCGCCTCAAGCTGCCCACCGGCCTGCTGCAGCGCGTCGCGGGAGTCGACGAGCGCCGCAACTGGGCCGAGGGCCAGAGCTTCGACGAGGCCGCGATCGATGCTGGCAGGCGCGCCCTGGCCGAGGCGGGCGTCCGGCCTGACCAGGTCGGCCTGCTGATCAACACCTCCGTGACGCGGCCGCACCTCGAGCCCTCGGTGGCCGTCCGGCTGCACCACGGCCTCGGGCTGCCCTCGTCCGCCACGAACTTCGACATCGCGAACGCCTGCCTCGGCTTCGTCAACGGCATGACGCTCGCCGCACAGCTGATCGACGCCGGCCAGATCGACTACGCCGTGATCATCGACGGCGAGGACGCCGACGACGTCCAGGTCAACACGATCGACCGCCTCCTCACCAAGGGCTACGAGCGCGACGACTTCATGAGCGAGTTCGCGAGCCTGACGCTCGGCTCCGGCGCCGCGGCGGCCGTGATCGGACGTGCCGACCGCCACCCCGAGGGGCACCGCATCCTCGGCGGCGTCACGCGTGCGGCGACCGAGAACTACGACCTCTGCGTCGGCAGCGTCGACGGCATGTTCACCGACGCGAAGGCCCTGCTCAAGCGCGGCATGGAGCTCGTCGTCTCGGCCTGGAAAGAGGCAGCCCGCGACTGGAACTGGCAGCGCATGGACCGCTACATCATGCACCAGGTCAGCGACGTGCACACCGGCGCCTTCGTCAAGGCCGCGGGCATCGACCGCAAGCGCGTGCCGCTCACGTACCCGACCCTCGGCAACGTCGGCCCGGCGTCGATCCCGATCACCCTCGTCGAGGAGTCGCGCACCCTCTCGAAGGGCGATCGCGTGCTGCTGATGGGCGTCGGCTCCGGCATCAACACCGCGATGATGGAGCTCGCCTGGTGA
- a CDS encoding alpha/beta fold hydrolase, translating to MSRLPSAARATSPATLPPAGLEGLDPSWSRLVTVPAGGAERVDRTWHLLDNGPALEALGVEPVGTVLCVHGNPTWSYLWRRLVAQATEAAKAGRPAWRVVAVDQLDMGFSERTGVERGLPQRVADLSALTAELGLDGPVVTLGHDWGGVVSMGWAVDHPGQLAAVTMLNTAIHQPADEQIPAPLRLTLARGVLGRATVATTGFIDVTLGLARPTLPDTVRAGYKAPYLSADRRGGVGGFVADIPVDQRHPSRAELDRIAGGLRDLTVPSLMLWGPRDPIFGDRYLDDLVDRLPHADVHRFEGAGHMIAEEVDYAAAVLTWLGDRFPDGPSRASSSGDDAAPTTEAPTPDAPTPAAPAPVAHAEEALGTPQDRPLWSYLESLADSTEAALIEMVPHGAARGSEPRRVSWRLLSRRVHELALGLRKHGVRAGDRVSLLVQPGADLTAVLYACVRIGAVVVVADAGLGVRGLTRAVRGAWPDHVIGQLPGLTAARALGWPGRVVSTQRLSPVLTRTLGVETSLPEIAALGRRAHEAMAELPGAPPAEAPAAILFTSGSTGPAKGVVYRHGHLTALRDALADQYGVGPGTGLVAGFAPFALLGPALGATSVTPDMDVTSPRTLTARAVAAAAEAVDATVVFLSPAALTNVVATADELDDSGRRALAGVQTFLSAGAPVSASLLTAAGDLMPGAVPHTPYGMTEGLLMTDVTLDEVREAASDPSANGVCVGRPAPTVQVRVAPLDEAGRASDTFSDAAGVTGEIVVSAPHLKHGYDRLWLTDRASVRGVADTTGEAGAAVGTDASSAGSSGRWHRTGDVGHLDEQGRLWVEGRLPHVVTTASGPLTPVAAEQAVESLAGIARAAVVGVGPAGTQQVVVVAEAAPAVRRPGLASAELSASVRAAVHGAVGHRVAAALVVPVLPTDVRHNSKIDRARLAAWAESVLSGGRMRRP from the coding sequence GTGAGTCGCCTGCCCTCGGCCGCGCGGGCGACGTCGCCCGCGACGCTCCCCCCGGCCGGGCTCGAGGGCCTCGACCCGTCGTGGTCGCGGCTGGTGACCGTGCCTGCTGGAGGCGCCGAGCGCGTCGACCGCACCTGGCACCTCCTCGACAACGGTCCCGCCCTCGAGGCCCTCGGCGTCGAGCCCGTCGGCACCGTGCTCTGCGTGCACGGCAACCCGACCTGGTCGTACCTCTGGCGCCGCCTCGTGGCGCAGGCGACCGAGGCCGCCAAGGCCGGGCGACCCGCCTGGCGCGTCGTCGCCGTCGACCAGCTCGACATGGGCTTCTCCGAGCGCACCGGCGTCGAGCGGGGCCTGCCGCAGCGGGTCGCCGATCTCTCCGCGCTCACCGCCGAGCTGGGCCTCGACGGGCCCGTCGTCACCCTCGGGCACGACTGGGGCGGCGTCGTCTCGATGGGCTGGGCGGTCGACCACCCCGGTCAGCTCGCCGCGGTCACGATGCTCAACACCGCGATCCACCAGCCGGCGGACGAGCAGATCCCCGCGCCCTTGCGCCTCACGCTCGCCCGGGGAGTCCTCGGCCGGGCGACCGTGGCGACGACGGGGTTCATCGACGTGACGCTCGGGCTCGCTCGGCCCACGCTTCCGGACACCGTCCGCGCCGGTTACAAAGCCCCCTACCTCTCCGCCGACCGGCGCGGCGGCGTCGGCGGCTTCGTGGCCGACATCCCGGTCGACCAGCGGCACCCGAGCCGGGCCGAGCTCGACCGGATCGCGGGCGGGCTCCGCGACCTGACCGTGCCGAGCCTGATGCTCTGGGGCCCGCGCGACCCGATCTTCGGCGACCGCTACCTGGACGACCTCGTCGACCGCCTCCCGCACGCCGACGTGCACCGCTTCGAGGGCGCCGGGCACATGATCGCCGAGGAGGTCGACTACGCCGCGGCCGTGCTGACCTGGCTGGGCGACCGGTTCCCCGACGGGCCGAGCCGCGCCTCCTCGTCCGGTGACGACGCAGCGCCGACGACCGAAGCACCGACCCCGGATGCGCCGACGCCCGCAGCACCGGCACCCGTCGCACACGCCGAGGAGGCGCTCGGCACCCCCCAGGACCGCCCGCTCTGGTCGTACCTCGAGTCCCTCGCCGACAGCACCGAGGCCGCCCTGATCGAGATGGTGCCGCACGGTGCCGCCCGCGGCTCCGAACCGCGCCGGGTCAGCTGGCGACTGCTGAGCAGGCGCGTGCACGAGCTCGCGCTCGGCCTGCGCAAGCACGGCGTGCGAGCGGGCGACCGGGTGTCGCTGCTCGTGCAGCCAGGGGCAGACCTCACCGCCGTGCTCTACGCCTGCGTGCGGATCGGGGCGGTGGTCGTCGTCGCCGACGCCGGTCTCGGCGTCCGCGGGCTCACCCGTGCCGTGCGCGGCGCCTGGCCCGACCACGTCATCGGCCAGCTGCCCGGACTGACCGCGGCCCGTGCTCTCGGCTGGCCAGGACGCGTCGTCTCGACCCAGCGCCTCTCGCCCGTCCTGACGCGCACGCTCGGCGTCGAGACCTCGCTGCCCGAGATCGCCGCCCTCGGCCGCCGTGCCCACGAGGCCATGGCCGAGCTGCCAGGGGCACCTCCTGCCGAGGCACCCGCCGCGATCCTCTTCACGTCCGGCTCGACCGGGCCTGCCAAGGGCGTCGTCTACCGTCACGGCCACCTGACCGCGCTGCGGGACGCCCTCGCTGACCAGTACGGCGTCGGGCCCGGCACCGGCCTCGTCGCCGGCTTCGCGCCCTTCGCGCTGCTCGGCCCCGCGCTCGGAGCGACGAGCGTGACGCCCGACATGGACGTCACCTCGCCGCGCACGCTGACCGCCCGCGCCGTCGCGGCCGCGGCCGAGGCCGTCGACGCGACGGTCGTGTTCCTCTCCCCCGCCGCGCTGACCAACGTGGTCGCCACCGCCGACGAGCTCGACGACTCCGGTCGCCGTGCGCTCGCGGGCGTGCAGACGTTCCTCTCGGCCGGCGCCCCCGTCTCGGCATCGCTGCTCACCGCCGCGGGCGACCTGATGCCCGGAGCCGTGCCGCACACCCCCTACGGCATGACCGAGGGGCTGCTGATGACCGACGTCACGCTCGACGAGGTCCGCGAGGCCGCCAGCGACCCGTCGGCGAACGGGGTCTGCGTCGGGCGTCCCGCGCCGACCGTGCAGGTGCGCGTGGCTCCCCTCGACGAGGCGGGACGCGCCTCCGACACGTTCTCCGACGCCGCGGGCGTCACCGGCGAGATCGTCGTCTCCGCACCTCACCTCAAGCACGGCTACGACCGGCTGTGGCTGACCGACCGGGCCAGCGTGCGCGGCGTGGCCGACACGACCGGCGAGGCCGGTGCTGCAGTCGGGACCGACGCCTCCTCGGCCGGGTCGTCCGGTCGCTGGCACCGCACCGGCGACGTCGGGCACCTCGACGAGCAGGGCCGCCTCTGGGTCGAGGGGCGCCTGCCGCACGTCGTGACGACCGCCTCCGGCCCCCTGACCCCGGTCGCGGCCGAGCAGGCCGTCGAGTCGCTCGCGGGCATCGCCCGGGCAGCTGTCGTGGGTGTCGGACCAGCCGGCACGCAACAGGTCGTCGTGGTCGCCGAGGCCGCGCCTGCCGTGCGTCGTCCGGGGCTCGCCTCGGCCGAGCTCTCGGCGTCGGTCCGTGCTGCCGTCCACGGCGCCGTCGGCCATCGCGTCGCCGCCGCGCTCGTCGTGCCGGTGCTGCCGACCGACGTGCGCCACAACAGCAAGATCGACCGCGCTCGTCTCGCGGCGTGGGCCGAGTCGGTGCTGTCGGGCGGACGGATGCGCCGCCCGTGA
- a CDS encoding NAD(P)-dependent oxidoreductase: protein MRVLVTGASGLLGGAVARAVAAAGHEVTTFQRRPSGVAGVRDVAGSMTDTAAVSAVVEGQEAVVHLAAKVSLAGDPAEFEAVNVGGTSSLLDAMRASGVARLVFVSSPSVAHGGASIVGEDAAPASPSRARGDYARTKAAAELLALAAATDDLRVVAVRPHLVWGPGDTQLVERIVERARQGRLPLLDHGAALIDSTYVDNAASGIAAALERVDAASGRAYVITNGEPRTVADLMAGICAAGGAPVPRLRVPAAVARAAGSLVERVWAVRPGADEPPMTRFLAEQLSTAHWFDQRRTQHDLQWTPEVSVDEGLRRLAAWYAAGSPAV, encoded by the coding sequence GTGAGGGTGCTCGTCACCGGCGCGAGCGGCCTGCTCGGCGGCGCCGTCGCCCGCGCGGTCGCGGCGGCCGGGCACGAGGTCACCACCTTCCAGCGTCGGCCCTCAGGCGTCGCCGGGGTGCGCGACGTCGCCGGCTCGATGACCGACACCGCTGCCGTCTCGGCCGTGGTCGAGGGGCAGGAGGCGGTGGTCCACCTGGCCGCCAAGGTCTCGCTGGCGGGCGATCCCGCCGAGTTCGAGGCCGTCAACGTCGGGGGCACGAGCTCCCTGCTCGACGCGATGCGCGCCTCCGGCGTGGCCCGCCTCGTCTTCGTCTCGTCGCCCTCGGTTGCCCACGGAGGCGCCTCCATCGTCGGCGAGGACGCTGCGCCGGCATCCCCCTCGCGAGCACGCGGCGACTACGCCCGCACGAAGGCCGCGGCCGAGCTGCTCGCCCTGGCTGCGGCGACGGACGACCTGCGCGTCGTCGCCGTCCGGCCGCACCTGGTCTGGGGCCCTGGCGACACGCAGCTCGTCGAGCGCATCGTCGAGCGCGCCCGGCAGGGGCGGCTGCCGCTGCTCGACCACGGCGCCGCCCTGATCGACTCGACCTACGTCGACAACGCCGCCTCGGGCATCGCCGCCGCGCTCGAGCGGGTCGACGCCGCCTCGGGCCGCGCCTACGTGATCACGAACGGCGAACCGCGCACGGTCGCCGACCTGATGGCGGGGATCTGCGCCGCGGGCGGTGCACCCGTGCCGCGCCTCCGGGTGCCGGCCGCGGTCGCCCGGGCCGCGGGGTCGCTCGTCGAGCGCGTGTGGGCCGTGCGGCCGGGGGCCGACGAGCCGCCGATGACGCGGTTCCTCGCGGAGCAGCTCTCGACCGCGCACTGGTTCGACCAGCGACGCACGCAGCACGACCTGCAGTGGACGCCCGAGGTCTCGGTCGACGAGGGCCTCCGCCGCCTCGCCGCCTGGTACGCCGCGGGCAGCCCCGCCGTCTGA
- a CDS encoding bifunctional proline dehydrogenase/L-glutamate gamma-semialdehyde dehydrogenase — MTTIDQPARPAAAALPESIGDDAVALARRWAHEASSAPSTDSAHLLAQVLKDESGLAFTIGFVDRVVRPEDLSVAARNLSRLASQVPAFLPWYMRGAVRVGGVVAPVLPGVVVPVARRVLRGMVGHLIADARPAKLGAAISNIKAEGTRLNLNLLGEAVLGDAEAEHRLAGTRALLERDDVDYVSIKVSSIVSQLSMWAFDETVERVVEKLTPLYELAARSREPKFINLDMEEYRDLDLTIAVFTRLLDQPQLQGLEAGIVLQTYLPDALGALQGLTEWATRRVDAGGASVKVRVVKGANLAMETVDAVVHEWPLATYDTKKASDTNYKRVLAWALTPERTRAVKIGVAGHNLFDIAFAHLLAEARGVGDRVEFEMLLGMAEGQAELVKADVGGLLLYTPVVHPREFDVAISYLIRRLEENASSENFMSAVFELASNEAMFEREKGRFLASLADVDVEAPAPHRVQSRLDGAQALRPREAGSGFDNEPDTDPAKADNRTWGREIQRRSVDSVLGVDLIEQARVTDASVLDEIVAGAVAAQPAWAARGGAGRAEVLRAAAVTLAARRADLMEVAASETGKTVAEGDVEVSEAIDFANWYAHLAEELDVVDGADFVPERLTLVTPPWNFPVAIPAGSTLAALAAGSSVVVKPAGQAKRCGAVMVEALWEAGVPRDVLRLVDVDEGDLGRHLVSHPSVDRVILTGAFETAALFTSWRTDLPLLAETSGKNAIIVTPSADLDLAAADVIKSAFGHAGQKCSAASLVILVGSVGSSERFRRQLVDAASTMRVGYPSEPTTQMGPIIEPASGKLERALTTLGAGESWLVEPRQLDDSGRLWSPGVRAGVAAGSEFHLTEYFGPVLGVMTAATLDEAIALQNATDYGLTAGLHTLDPAELTTWLDGVEAGNLYVNRGITGAVVRRQPFGGWKKSSVGAGAKAGGPNYLVHLGSWQPTTLAGAASQEALPAKAVAAALRAATPSLGADADLVAAAVATDEHFWQAEFGVARDVSQLGLERDLLRYRPLAVTVRAAEGASLADVVRVLLAGVRSGSPFTASVATALPEAFVSSLGLGVGAIRVESDDAWHERVRSGGLRTERVRLVTGADDAGAASSALADALGGDPAVAVFAAAVTPTGRLELLPFLREQAVSITAHRFGNPDPWSDAVI, encoded by the coding sequence ATGACCACCATCGACCAGCCGGCCAGGCCGGCAGCTGCTGCTCTCCCCGAGTCGATCGGCGACGACGCCGTCGCCCTGGCCCGCCGGTGGGCGCACGAGGCCTCGTCGGCCCCCAGCACCGACTCGGCCCACCTGCTGGCGCAGGTGCTCAAGGACGAGTCGGGCCTCGCCTTCACCATCGGGTTCGTCGACCGGGTCGTCCGCCCCGAGGACCTCAGCGTGGCAGCCCGCAACCTGTCGCGCCTCGCGTCGCAGGTCCCCGCCTTCCTGCCCTGGTACATGCGCGGCGCCGTCCGGGTCGGCGGCGTCGTCGCCCCCGTGCTGCCCGGCGTCGTCGTGCCCGTCGCCCGACGCGTGCTGCGCGGCATGGTCGGCCACCTCATCGCCGACGCCCGGCCCGCGAAGCTCGGCGCGGCCATCAGCAACATCAAGGCGGAGGGCACGCGCCTCAACCTCAACCTGCTCGGCGAGGCCGTGCTCGGCGACGCCGAGGCCGAGCACCGCCTGGCGGGCACCCGGGCGCTGCTCGAGCGCGACGACGTCGACTACGTGTCGATCAAGGTCTCCTCGATCGTCAGCCAGCTCTCGATGTGGGCCTTCGACGAGACCGTCGAGCGCGTCGTCGAGAAGCTCACGCCCCTCTACGAGCTGGCCGCCCGCTCGCGCGAGCCCAAGTTCATCAACCTCGACATGGAGGAGTACCGCGACCTCGACCTGACGATCGCGGTCTTCACGCGCCTCCTCGACCAGCCGCAGCTGCAGGGCCTCGAAGCAGGCATCGTGCTGCAGACCTACCTGCCCGACGCGCTCGGCGCGCTGCAGGGCCTGACCGAGTGGGCGACCCGACGGGTCGACGCGGGCGGGGCCTCCGTCAAGGTCCGCGTGGTCAAGGGCGCGAACCTCGCGATGGAGACCGTCGACGCCGTCGTGCACGAGTGGCCGCTCGCCACCTACGACACCAAGAAGGCCAGCGACACGAACTACAAGCGCGTCCTCGCCTGGGCGCTGACGCCCGAGCGCACGCGCGCGGTGAAGATCGGCGTCGCGGGCCACAACCTCTTCGACATCGCCTTCGCGCACCTCCTCGCCGAGGCGCGCGGCGTCGGCGACCGGGTCGAGTTCGAGATGCTGCTCGGCATGGCCGAGGGGCAGGCCGAGCTCGTCAAGGCCGACGTCGGCGGGCTGCTGCTCTACACGCCGGTCGTGCACCCGCGCGAGTTCGACGTCGCCATCAGCTACCTGATCCGCCGCCTCGAGGAGAACGCCTCGAGCGAGAACTTCATGTCGGCCGTCTTCGAGCTGGCCTCGAACGAGGCGATGTTCGAGCGCGAGAAGGGCCGCTTCCTCGCCTCGCTCGCTGACGTCGACGTCGAGGCGCCGGCCCCGCACCGCGTGCAGAGCCGGCTCGACGGCGCGCAGGCGCTCCGGCCCCGCGAAGCCGGCAGCGGCTTCGACAACGAGCCCGACACCGACCCCGCCAAGGCCGACAACCGCACCTGGGGCCGCGAGATCCAGCGCCGCTCCGTCGACTCGGTGCTCGGAGTCGACCTGATCGAGCAGGCTCGGGTGACCGACGCCTCCGTGCTCGACGAGATCGTCGCCGGAGCGGTCGCGGCCCAGCCCGCCTGGGCGGCACGAGGAGGCGCGGGCCGGGCCGAGGTGCTCCGAGCCGCCGCCGTCACGCTGGCCGCCCGACGGGCCGACCTGATGGAGGTCGCGGCGAGCGAGACCGGCAAGACCGTCGCCGAGGGCGACGTCGAGGTGAGCGAGGCGATCGACTTCGCCAACTGGTACGCCCACCTCGCAGAAGAACTCGACGTCGTCGACGGCGCCGACTTCGTGCCCGAGCGGCTGACGCTCGTCACCCCGCCGTGGAACTTCCCCGTCGCGATCCCCGCCGGCTCGACCCTGGCCGCGCTCGCCGCGGGCAGCAGCGTCGTCGTCAAGCCCGCCGGCCAGGCGAAGCGCTGCGGCGCCGTGATGGTCGAGGCGCTGTGGGAGGCCGGCGTGCCCCGAGACGTGCTCCGGCTCGTCGACGTCGACGAGGGCGACCTCGGCCGCCACCTCGTCTCGCACCCCTCGGTCGACCGGGTGATCCTCACCGGTGCCTTCGAGACGGCCGCGCTCTTCACGAGCTGGCGCACCGACCTGCCGCTGCTCGCCGAGACGAGCGGCAAGAACGCCATCATCGTCACGCCGAGCGCCGACCTCGACCTCGCGGCCGCCGACGTGATCAAGTCCGCCTTCGGTCACGCGGGGCAGAAGTGCTCGGCGGCGAGCCTCGTGATCCTCGTCGGCTCGGTCGGCAGCTCGGAGCGGTTCCGCCGCCAGCTCGTCGACGCGGCCTCCACGATGCGCGTGGGGTACCCGTCCGAGCCCACGACCCAGATGGGCCCGATCATCGAGCCTGCCTCGGGCAAGCTCGAGCGCGCCCTCACGACCTTGGGCGCGGGGGAGTCGTGGCTCGTCGAGCCCCGCCAGCTCGACGACAGCGGCCGCCTCTGGTCGCCCGGCGTGCGCGCCGGAGTCGCGGCAGGCAGCGAGTTCCACCTGACCGAGTACTTCGGACCGGTGCTCGGCGTCATGACCGCCGCGACCCTCGACGAGGCGATCGCCCTGCAGAACGCCACCGACTACGGCCTCACGGCCGGGCTGCACACCCTCGACCCTGCCGAGCTGACGACCTGGCTCGACGGCGTCGAGGCCGGCAACCTCTACGTGAACCGCGGCATCACCGGCGCTGTCGTCCGTCGTCAGCCGTTCGGCGGCTGGAAGAAGTCGTCGGTCGGCGCCGGGGCCAAGGCCGGCGGCCCGAACTACCTCGTGCACCTCGGTTCGTGGCAGCCCACGACGCTCGCCGGTGCTGCTTCTCAGGAGGCGCTGCCCGCGAAGGCCGTCGCCGCCGCCCTGCGCGCCGCGACCCCGTCGCTCGGGGCCGACGCCGACCTGGTCGCCGCGGCCGTCGCCACCGACGAGCACTTCTGGCAGGCGGAGTTCGGCGTCGCCCGCGACGTCAGCCAGCTCGGCCTCGAGCGCGACCTCCTGCGCTACCGCCCGCTCGCGGTGACGGTGCGCGCTGCCGAGGGCGCCTCCCTCGCCGACGTCGTCCGCGTGCTCCTCGCCGGCGTCCGCTCGGGCTCGCCGTTCACGGCCTCCGTCGCCACGGCCCTGCCCGAGGCGTTCGTGTCGTCGCTCGGCCTCGGCGTCGGGGCGATCAGGGTCGAGAGCGACGACGCCTGGCACGAGCGAGTTCGCTCGGGCGGGCTGCGGACCGAGCGCGTGCGCCTCGTGACCGGTGCTGACGACGCGGGAGCCGCCTCCTCGGCCCTCGCCGACGCGCTCGGCGGCGACCCGGCGGTCGCGGTCTTCGCCGCAGCGGTCACGCCGACCGGGCGGCTCGAGCTGCTGCCGTTCCTGCGGGAGCAGGCCGTGTCGATCACGGCGCACCGCTTCGGCAACCCCGACCCCTGGTCGGACGCGGTCATCTAG
- a CDS encoding ATP-binding cassette domain-containing protein yields MAMIEASGLTKTYRSKSGPVHALTGFDLSVPEGTVKALLGPNGAGKTTVVKMLTTLEVPDAGTAHINGIDVVADPQATRRTIGVSGQYAAVDENLTGFENLDMIGRLYHLGTKVSRERARELIDVFDLSAAGDRPVKGFSGGMRRRIDLAGALVTNPRVLFLDEPTTGLDPRSRLALWDIITSLVAGGTTVLLTTQYLEEADRLADDIAVIDGGRVIAEGTADHLKAQVGGHRLVVALVDEARAGQTLEVLRRHGDAEPTLGSDGRQVEVAVTDGPTALQRTLADLGAAGIELHDAGMRRPTLDDVFLQLTGRKAGPDDDADPDTGSVATGGRAGRAGRAARRDEKKKEARR; encoded by the coding sequence ATGGCGATGATCGAGGCCTCGGGCCTGACCAAGACGTACCGCTCGAAGTCGGGCCCTGTCCACGCCCTGACCGGCTTCGACCTGAGCGTGCCCGAGGGCACGGTCAAGGCGCTGCTCGGGCCGAACGGCGCCGGCAAGACCACGGTGGTCAAGATGCTGACGACCCTCGAGGTGCCCGACGCGGGCACGGCGCACATCAACGGGATCGACGTCGTGGCCGACCCGCAGGCGACCCGCCGCACCATCGGCGTCTCCGGCCAGTACGCGGCCGTCGACGAGAACCTCACCGGCTTCGAGAACCTCGACATGATCGGCCGGCTCTACCACCTGGGCACGAAGGTGTCGCGCGAGCGGGCCCGCGAGCTGATCGACGTCTTCGACCTGTCCGCGGCCGGCGACCGCCCCGTCAAGGGGTTCTCGGGCGGCATGCGGCGACGCATCGACCTGGCGGGCGCGCTCGTGACGAACCCGCGGGTGCTGTTCCTCGACGAGCCGACGACCGGGCTCGACCCCCGCAGCCGCCTCGCCCTGTGGGACATCATCACCTCGCTCGTCGCGGGCGGCACCACGGTGCTGCTGACGACGCAGTACCTGGAGGAGGCGGACCGGCTGGCCGACGACATCGCCGTCATCGACGGCGGCCGCGTCATCGCCGAGGGCACCGCCGACCACCTCAAGGCCCAGGTGGGCGGGCACCGCCTCGTCGTCGCCCTCGTCGACGAGGCCCGTGCGGGCCAGACGCTCGAGGTGCTGCGGCGACACGGCGACGCCGAGCCGACGCTCGGCAGCGACGGCCGGCAGGTCGAGGTCGCCGTCACCGACGGCCCGACCGCCCTGCAGCGCACGCTCGCCGACCTCGGCGCCGCGGGCATCGAGCTGCACGACGCCGGCATGCGCCGCCCCACGCTCGACGACGTGTTCCTGCAGCTGACCGGGCGCAAGGCCGGCCCTGACGACGACGCCGACCCCGACACGGGCTCGGTTGCGACCGGCGGCCGGGCGGGCCGGGCAGGCCGTGCCGCTCGCCGCGACGAGAAGAAGAAGGAGGCGCGGCGATGA
- a CDS encoding ABC transporter permease, which translates to MTATTSALAQTLTPLGPTGIGTWASDGWTVTKRNLIKVKRSPDMLIFAVLQPIMFVLLFSQVYGGAIAVQGTDYTQFLMAGIFAQTVVFGSTFSGAAMAQDLKEGIIDRFRTLPMSPSAVLIGRTNSDLALNSISMVIMMLTGLAVGWRVNTPPLMFLGGIALLLLFSYSFSWVMALLGMSVKTPETINNASFMILFPLTFISNAFVPSDTLPTVLRVFAEWNPVSSLVQAARTSFGNLGDTPVPDIWTLQHPYVTVLVGLAVMLVVFVPLSIRKFQRISAK; encoded by the coding sequence ATGACCGCGACGACGAGCGCCCTCGCGCAGACCCTCACGCCCCTCGGCCCCACGGGGATCGGCACCTGGGCCTCCGACGGCTGGACGGTGACGAAGCGCAACCTGATCAAGGTGAAGCGCTCGCCCGACATGTTGATCTTCGCCGTGCTGCAGCCGATCATGTTCGTGCTGCTCTTCAGCCAGGTCTACGGCGGCGCGATCGCCGTGCAGGGCACCGACTACACGCAGTTCCTGATGGCCGGCATCTTCGCCCAGACCGTCGTCTTCGGCTCGACCTTCTCGGGCGCCGCGATGGCGCAAGACCTGAAGGAGGGGATCATCGACCGGTTCCGCACCCTGCCGATGAGCCCCTCGGCGGTGCTGATCGGGAGGACGAACAGCGACCTCGCGCTCAACTCGATCTCGATGGTGATCATGATGCTCACCGGCCTCGCGGTCGGCTGGCGGGTGAACACGCCGCCGCTGATGTTCCTCGGGGGCATCGCGCTGCTGCTGCTCTTCAGCTACTCGTTCAGCTGGGTGATGGCGCTGCTCGGCATGAGCGTCAAGACGCCGGAGACGATCAACAACGCGTCGTTCATGATCCTGTTCCCGCTCACGTTCATCTCGAACGCCTTCGTGCCGAGCGACACCCTGCCGACGGTGCTGCGGGTCTTCGCCGAGTGGAACCCGGTGTCGTCGCTCGTGCAGGCCGCCCGCACGTCGTTCGGCAACCTCGGCGACACCCCCGTGCCTGACATCTGGACCCTGCAGCACCCGTACGTCACCGTGCTCGTCGGCCTCGCGGTCATGCTCGTCGTCTTCGTGCCGCTGAGCATCCGCAAGTTCCAGCGCATCAGCGCGAAGTAG
- a CDS encoding TetR/AcrR family transcriptional regulator: MSALDEPAAPPGRYRKGVAKREAILEAALPVFGKVGFHGASLREIARSCGVSHQSLMHYFATKDELLMAVLRRRDERLRQHFDDEGGMRLAELVALAEYNVDVPAVISLFITASAEATSTDHPAHDYYADHYDRIIGSTSAYLAVAEARGWLRDGFTAESAARVVLAVQDGLQLQWLYRRDEVQVADLMRLVIGTVVTVPTEQLDEAVRNEVAAATSR; the protein is encoded by the coding sequence ATGTCCGCACTCGACGAGCCCGCCGCCCCGCCAGGCCGCTACCGCAAGGGCGTCGCCAAGCGCGAGGCGATCCTCGAGGCGGCCCTGCCCGTCTTCGGCAAGGTCGGCTTCCACGGTGCCTCGCTGCGCGAGATCGCCCGCAGCTGCGGCGTCTCGCACCAGTCGTTGATGCACTACTTCGCGACCAAGGACGAGCTACTCATGGCCGTCCTCCGTCGACGTGACGAGCGCCTCCGGCAGCACTTCGACGACGAGGGCGGCATGCGCCTCGCCGAGCTCGTCGCGCTCGCCGAGTACAACGTCGACGTGCCCGCCGTCATCTCGCTGTTCATCACGGCGTCGGCCGAGGCCACGTCGACCGATCACCCGGCCCACGACTACTACGCCGACCACTACGACCGCATCATCGGGTCGACCTCGGCGTACCTCGCCGTCGCGGAGGCGCGCGGCTGGCTGCGGGACGGCTTCACCGCCGAGTCGGCGGCCCGCGTCGTGCTGGCCGTGCAGGACGGCCTGCAGCTGCAGTGGCTGTACCGGCGCGACGAGGTTCAGGTCGCCGACCTGATGCGGCTCGTGATCGGCACGGTCGTGACGGTGCCGACCGAGCAGCTCGACGAGGCCGTGCGCAACGAGGTGGCCGCGGCTACTTCGCGTTGA